One region of Esox lucius isolate fEsoLuc1 chromosome 17, fEsoLuc1.pri, whole genome shotgun sequence genomic DNA includes:
- the tgm2b gene encoding protein-glutamine gamma-glutamyltransferase 2, producing the protein MTEALDIASWDLECEFNNTDHRTELNGTERLIVRRGQPFTVNLHLRSGAYQPGSSALDLTAETGPQPSDQYGTRASFGLTDQIDTSQWSAAVTSHMDMVSLSICSPPDAPIGRWRLSLGQAGQFEFVLLYNPWCTGDMVYMEGEKELEEYVLAQDGIIFRGNSQYPIPTPWNFGQFEDGILDACLRILDMNPKCLRNPGKDASGRRNPIYVSRVISAMVNCNDDQGVLLGKWTNDYTDGVSPMSWRGSVEILRNWDRTACEPVRYGQCWVFAAVACSVSRALGIPSRVITNYQSAHDSNSNLIIELFVDENGQLMKNSRDMIWNYHCWIENWMTRPDLQTGFDGWQAVDPTPQEKSEGVYCCGPIPLKAIKQGEITYKYDGPFIFAEVNADVHTFWKLKDGRTKKVITTTKVGLKISTKSVGSDEREDITHLYKYPEGSEEERETFTKANHQNKLLQQQDNAGLLINVKVSPEMRKGCDFDVFAVVTNNTGSEKKCRLVFGSRAVSYNGILGGNCGFKDLLNVQLAPGQEKRIALRMNFSNYASHLTEDNLIRLAALLVDYSTQEAYLAVRNIVLVNPEIRVRILGEPKERRKLAAEITLQNPLSVPLLDCCFTVEGSNLTDGKIITERLDSAVEPGQDAKVKIYFTPTRSGLRKLVVDFDSNKLCHVKGYRNVIIGK; encoded by the exons CACTAGACATTGCCTCCTGGGATCTGGAGTGTGAGTTCAACAATACAGACCACCGAACGGAGCTCAACGGGACAGAGCGCTTAATTGTGAGACGAGGCCAGCCGTTCACCGTCAACCTACACCTCCGCTCTGGCGCCTATCAGCCCGGCAGCAGTGCTCTGGACCTCACCGCGGAGACAG GTCCCCAGCCCTCAGACCAATATGGCACGCGGGCCTCCTTTGGTCTGACCGACCAAATCGACACATCCCAATGGAGCGCCGCCGTCACCAGTCACATGGACATGGTGTCCCTGTCCATATGTTCCCCCCCGGATGCTCCCATCGGACGCTGGCGCCTCAGCCTGGGTCAGGCGGGCCAGTTTGAGTTTGTGCTGCTCTATAACCCCTGGTGCACAG GCGACATGGTGTACatggagggggagaaggaaTTGGAGGAGTATGTCTTGGCTCAAGACGGCATCATCTTTCGGGGGAACAGTCAGTACCCCATCCCTACACCTTGGAACTTTGGCCAG TTTGAGGATGGGATCCTTGACGCCTGTCTGAGAATCCTGGACATGAACCCGAAGTGCCTGCGTAACCCTGGGAAGGACGCTTCCGGCCGGAGGAACCCGATCTACGTGTCCAGAGTCATCAGTGCCATG GTGAACTGCAACGACGACCAGGGAGTCTTGCTAGGCAAGTGGACTAATGACTATACTGATGGCGTGAGCCCCATGTCCTGGAGGGGCAGTGTGGAGATCCTGCGGAACTGGGACAGGACTGcctgcgagcctgtgcgctacGGCCAGTGTTGGGTGTTTGCTGCGGTGGCCTGTTCAG TGTCTCGAGCCCTGGGCATTCCTTCTCGGGTGATCACCAACTACCAGTCGGCCCACGACAGCAACAGTAATCTGATCATAGAGCTCTTCGTCGATGAGAACGGACAACTTATGAAAAATTCCAGAGACATGATATG GAACTACCACTGTTGGATTGAGAACTGGATGACCAGACCTGATCTCCAGACAGGTTTTGACGGCTGGCAGGCTGTGGATCCCACTCCACAAGAGAAGAGTGAAG GAGTTTATTGCTGTGGCCCTATTCCACTGAAAGCCATCAAGCAGGGCGAGATCACCTATAAATATGACGGGCCGTTTATATTCGCCGAGGTCAACGCCGATGTGCACACCTTTTGGAAGCTCAAAGACGGACGCACAAAGAAGGTCATCACCACCACTAAAGTGGGCCTGAAGATCAGCACCAAGAGTGTTGGCAGTGATGAAAGAGAAGACATCACACACTTGTACAAATACCCTGAGG GTTCTGAAGAGGAACGAGAGACATTTACTAAAGCAAACCACCAGAACAAACTTCTTCAGCAGCAAGATAATGCTGGCCTGCTCATCAACGTAAAGGTTTCTCCTGAGATGAGGAAGGGATGTGACTTTGATGTGTTCGCCGTGGTTACAAACAACACGGGTAGTGAGAAGAAGTGCCGTCTGGTGTTTGGCTCCAGAGCCGTGTCCTACAATGGCATTCTGGGAGGAAACTGTGGGTTCAAAGACCTGCTCAATGTACAGTTAGCACCTGGACAAG AAAAGCGGATAGCTCTGAGGATGAACTTCTCCAACTATGCAAGTCACCTAACTGAGGACAACCTGATCCGGCTGGCGGCCCTTCTTGTAGACTACAGTACCCAAGAGGCCTACCTCGCTGTCAGGAACATCGTACTGGTGAACCCTGAGATCAGAGTCAGG ATCCTTGGGGAACCCAAGGAGCGCCGTAAACTGGCAGCTGAGATTACCCTACAGAACCCACTCTCGGTACCACTGCTGGACTGCTGCTTCACCGTGGAAGGATCCAATCTCACTGACGGCAAAATCATCACTGAGAG ACTCGATTCGGCGGTGGAACCCGGGCAGGACGCCAAGGTCAAAATCTACTTCACGCCCACCCGCTCAGGTCTGAGGAAACTGGTGGTTGACTTTGACAGCAACAAGCTGTGTCACGTCAAGGGCTACAGGAACGTCATTATCGGGAAATAG
- the LOC117592964 gene encoding histone H1A-like, with protein sequence MAEKPKRMTAEKPKRMTAVKPRRVTAEKPRRVTAEKPRRVTVETPRRVTAEKPRRVTAEKPRRVTAEKPRRVTAEKPRWVTAEKPRRVTEGFDACLPASADVTECRSRFFFGELSGISNKQANLCMWLRYECLWTYLQNNFFPTSQQIATNVSQYTTTEPWL encoded by the exons ATGGCTGAGAAGCCCAAGAGGATGACGGCTGAGAAGCCCAAGAGGATGACGGCTGTGAAGCCCAGGAGGGTGACGGCTGAGAAGCCCAGGAGGGTGACGGCTGAGAAGCCCAGGAGGGTGACTGTTGAGACGCCCAGGAGGGTGACGGCTGAGAAGCCCAGGAGGGTGACGGCTGAGAAGCCCAGGAGGGTGACGGCTGAGAAGCCCAGGAGGGTGACTGCTGAGAAGCCCAGGTGGGTGACGGCTGAGAAGCCCAG GAGGGTGACTGAAGGCTTtgatgcctgtctgcctgcttctgCAGACGTGACTGAGTGTAGAAGCAGGTTTTTTTTTGGTGAACTGTCCGGTATATCTAATAAACAGGCCAATCTGTGTATGTGGTTGAGGTATGAGTGTTTATGGACTTACCTCCAAAACAATTTCTTTCCCACTTCTCAGCAGATAGCAACAAACGTGTCCCAGTACACAACAACAGAACCCTGGTTGTAG
- the LOC105016736 gene encoding V-set and transmembrane domain-containing protein 2-like protein isoform X2, producing the protein MACSFRGAGPSYSLEIQWWYMKNHKDWPEKPAWTTNQVVTMEEMSKDATKISVVKVAGSNISHKLRLSSVKRSDEGTYECRVIDFSGSVAQHHRVRAYLQVEAEQSPGRGSGDPQAQEPRHGGQGSQAHPHQTEARELKRRSTDDSTTDCSESCVL; encoded by the exons ATGGCCTGTTCATTCCGGGGGGCGGGCCCTTCCTACTCCCTGGAGATCCAATGGTGGTACATGAAGAACCACAAAGACTGGCCAGAAAAACCCGCCTGGACCACCAATCAG GTGGTGACGATGGAAGAGATGTCTAAGGACGCCACCAAAATCAGC GTCGTGAAAGTCGCCGGGAGCAACATCTCCCACAAGCTCCGCCTCTCCAGCGTCAAGCGGTCAGACGAGGGCACGTACGAGTGCCGCGTCATCGACTTCAGTGGAAGCGTGGCGCAGCACCACCGGGTCCGGGCGTACCTCCAGGTGGAGGCCGAGCAAAGCCCGGGCCGTGGGTCAGGGGACCCCCAGGCCCAGGAGCCCCGACATGGGGGACAGGGAAGCCAGGCACACCCCCACCAAACAGAGGCCCGGGAACTGAAGAGGCGCTCCACTGACGATAGCACCACGGACTGCTCAGAGAGCTGTGTGCTCTAG